The following are encoded together in the Vibrio splendidus genome:
- a CDS encoding phospholipase D-like domain-containing protein: MKKVKANRTYHANDVYLKWKKQVAEAEQSITIFTPFFDNLLVTLLKQTKLDKMFITIVTDLNPGSILEQPKQLKTLKHLLSVGFTVLNTPRLHAKVLLTDDTYITVGSQNFTSYARKSKECTGIPAKPLGDTKIVNTLLEWREDAEPIDEAFVDLLLSELSSQFKQFKKLLKNTEDQFALLHSQHEEQKRRNLSRHLEEIEKQSSIKLAQGKAYASVDFMLNDSGYYYSLVTKPGYDLTHWKVNKLGGGTKPYNFERLHMYPFIVADSGTMGFARIAKTRITYFRRTVRWVNDWLDVEGQRLEITISFPQKNTQNHNVKVKLEHSYLGSCDAFFLFTGDAFELVAKHYTEHSNDAKNSFKANLETNFFNDQEALNAFFGRFFTSFTFKELGIGNKNIRDYLKSSLYKLSVIEYQGNPILVIKQVS; the protein is encoded by the coding sequence ATGAAAAAGGTAAAAGCAAACCGCACATATCATGCAAATGATGTCTACCTAAAATGGAAAAAGCAGGTCGCTGAGGCAGAGCAATCTATTACTATATTCACCCCATTTTTTGACAACTTACTGGTCACTCTTCTAAAGCAAACTAAACTAGACAAAATGTTTATCACCATAGTGACTGACTTAAACCCTGGTTCAATTCTCGAGCAACCTAAGCAGCTCAAAACCCTTAAACACTTACTATCCGTTGGTTTCACTGTCTTAAATACGCCGCGTTTACATGCAAAAGTTCTGCTCACCGATGATACATACATTACCGTCGGCTCACAAAACTTCACGTCATATGCACGAAAAAGCAAAGAGTGTACAGGTATCCCTGCCAAACCGTTGGGTGACACCAAGATCGTCAATACACTGCTTGAGTGGCGAGAGGATGCTGAACCCATAGACGAGGCCTTTGTGGACCTGCTTCTGTCTGAGCTATCTAGCCAGTTCAAACAGTTCAAAAAGCTACTAAAAAACACTGAAGATCAATTTGCCCTCCTTCATTCTCAGCATGAAGAGCAAAAACGACGAAACTTGTCTCGTCACTTGGAAGAGATAGAGAAACAGTCGAGTATTAAGCTAGCACAAGGTAAAGCGTATGCATCAGTTGACTTCATGCTCAACGACTCTGGCTACTACTACAGCCTCGTCACAAAACCAGGTTACGATTTAACGCACTGGAAGGTCAATAAGCTAGGAGGTGGAACAAAACCGTATAATTTTGAACGACTGCATATGTATCCATTCATTGTCGCTGACAGCGGTACTATGGGCTTTGCCAGAATTGCCAAAACCCGAATTACGTATTTTCGCAGGACAGTCAGGTGGGTTAATGACTGGCTTGACGTAGAAGGTCAACGGTTAGAAATTACTATTAGTTTTCCACAAAAAAACACTCAGAATCACAATGTAAAAGTCAAGCTGGAACACAGTTATCTTGGTTCCTGTGACGCCTTTTTTCTCTTCACTGGGGATGCCTTTGAACTCGTAGCAAAACACTACACTGAACATAGTAATGATGCAAAAAACTCCTTTAAAGCCAACTTAGAAACCAATTTTTTTAACGATCAAGAAGCTCTCAATGCGTTCTTTGGTCGGTTCTTTACGAGCTTCACTTTTAAAGAACTTGGGATCGGAAATAAGAATATTAGAGATTATTTAAAGAGCTCACTTTACAAGCTTAGCGTGATTGAGTATCAAGGAAACCCTATCTTAGTCATCAAGCAAGTCAGCTAA